Proteins from one Choloepus didactylus isolate mChoDid1 chromosome 4, mChoDid1.pri, whole genome shotgun sequence genomic window:
- the HYKK gene encoding hydroxylysine kinase isoform X2, with translation MSSGDDQQSQALAKPTFSEVQASALVESIFGLKVSKIQPLPSYDDQNFHVYISRTEGTTSGPTEYILKISNTEASKTPDLIELQSHIITFLRAAGFPTAAVCRTKGDNITSLVSIDNGSEIKSYVVRLMTYLPGRPIAEISVSPQLLYEIGRLAAKLDKTLEKFHHPKLSCLHRENFIWNLKSVPLLEKYMYALGQNRSREIVEQVIQLFKDEVMTKLSHFRECFFSTTYLKRPPFLILIGYHLKSCK, from the exons ATGTCGAGTGGAGATGATCAGCAATCACAAGCTCTTGCCAAACCCACTTTCAGTGAGGTACAAGCCTCTGCCTTAGTGGAATCAATATTTGGGTTAAAAGTTTCCAAGATACAGCCACTTCCTAGCTATGATGACCAAAACTTTCATGTGTACATTTCAAGAACTGAAGGCACTACAAGTGGCCCAACTGAATATATTCTCAAAATAAGCAACACTGAGGCTAGCAAAACTCCAGATCTGATTGAACTGCAGAGTCACATCATAACGTTTCTGAGAGCGGCTGGATTTCCAACAGCTGCTGTGTGTCGTACTAAAGGAGACAACATAACCTCTCTTGTGTCCATAG ATAATGGCTCCGAAATCAAAAGCTACGTGGTGAGGCTGATGACTTACCTCCCAGGAAGACCCATAGCCGAGATTTCTGTCAGTCCTCAACTATTATATGAAATTGGAAGGCTAGCTGCCAAATTGGATAAAACACTGGAG AAATTCCATCATCCAAAGTTAAGTTGTCTTCACCGGGAGAACTTCATCTGGAATCTGAAAAGTGTTCCTCTTCTGGAGAAATACATGTATGCCTTGGGCCAGAATCGATCTCGAGAGATTGTCGAGCAGGTCATTCAGCTGTTCAAGGATGAAGTAATGACCAAATTAAGTCATTTTCGAGAAT GTTTCTTTTCAACAACTTACCTTAAGCGTCCtccattcttaatcttaattggCTACCATCTGAAGAGTTGTAAATGA
- the HYKK gene encoding hydroxylysine kinase isoform X4, translating into MSSGDDQQSQALAKPTFSEVQASALVESIFGLKVSKIQPLPSYDDQNFHVYISRTEGTTSGPTEYILKISNTEASKTPDLIELQSHIITFLRAAGFPTAAVCRTKGDNITSLVSIDNGSEIKSYVVRLMTYLPGRPIAEISVSPQLLYEIGRLAAKLDKTLEKFHHPKLSCLHRENFIWNLKSVPLLEKYMYALGQNRSREIVEQVIQLFKDEVMTKLSHFREFVFISLR; encoded by the exons ATGTCGAGTGGAGATGATCAGCAATCACAAGCTCTTGCCAAACCCACTTTCAGTGAGGTACAAGCCTCTGCCTTAGTGGAATCAATATTTGGGTTAAAAGTTTCCAAGATACAGCCACTTCCTAGCTATGATGACCAAAACTTTCATGTGTACATTTCAAGAACTGAAGGCACTACAAGTGGCCCAACTGAATATATTCTCAAAATAAGCAACACTGAGGCTAGCAAAACTCCAGATCTGATTGAACTGCAGAGTCACATCATAACGTTTCTGAGAGCGGCTGGATTTCCAACAGCTGCTGTGTGTCGTACTAAAGGAGACAACATAACCTCTCTTGTGTCCATAG ATAATGGCTCCGAAATCAAAAGCTACGTGGTGAGGCTGATGACTTACCTCCCAGGAAGACCCATAGCCGAGATTTCTGTCAGTCCTCAACTATTATATGAAATTGGAAGGCTAGCTGCCAAATTGGATAAAACACTGGAG AAATTCCATCATCCAAAGTTAAGTTGTCTTCACCGGGAGAACTTCATCTGGAATCTGAAAAGTGTTCCTCTTCTGGAGAAATACATGTATGCCTTGGGCCAGAATCGATCTCGAGAGATTGTCGAGCAGGTCATTCAGCTGTTCAAGGATGAAGTAATGACCAAATTAAGTCATTTTCGAGAAT TCGTCTTCATCTCATTAAGATGA
- the HYKK gene encoding hydroxylysine kinase isoform X3, producing the protein MSSGDDQQSQALAKPTFSEVQASALVESIFGLKVSKIQPLPSYDDQNFHVYISRTEGTTSGPTEYILKISNTEASKTPDLIELQSHIITFLRAAGFPTAAVCRTKGDNITSLVSIDNGSEIKSYVVRLMTYLPGRPIAEISVSPQLLYEIGRLAAKLDKTLEKFHHPKLSCLHRENFIWNLKSVPLLEKYMYALGQNRSREIVEQVIQLFKDEVMTKLSHFRESSTDAERSAA; encoded by the exons ATGTCGAGTGGAGATGATCAGCAATCACAAGCTCTTGCCAAACCCACTTTCAGTGAGGTACAAGCCTCTGCCTTAGTGGAATCAATATTTGGGTTAAAAGTTTCCAAGATACAGCCACTTCCTAGCTATGATGACCAAAACTTTCATGTGTACATTTCAAGAACTGAAGGCACTACAAGTGGCCCAACTGAATATATTCTCAAAATAAGCAACACTGAGGCTAGCAAAACTCCAGATCTGATTGAACTGCAGAGTCACATCATAACGTTTCTGAGAGCGGCTGGATTTCCAACAGCTGCTGTGTGTCGTACTAAAGGAGACAACATAACCTCTCTTGTGTCCATAG ATAATGGCTCCGAAATCAAAAGCTACGTGGTGAGGCTGATGACTTACCTCCCAGGAAGACCCATAGCCGAGATTTCTGTCAGTCCTCAACTATTATATGAAATTGGAAGGCTAGCTGCCAAATTGGATAAAACACTGGAG AAATTCCATCATCCAAAGTTAAGTTGTCTTCACCGGGAGAACTTCATCTGGAATCTGAAAAGTGTTCCTCTTCTGGAGAAATACATGTATGCCTTGGGCCAGAATCGATCTCGAGAGATTGTCGAGCAGGTCATTCAGCTGTTCAAGGATGAAGTAATGACCAAATTAAGTCATTTTCGAGAAT